The genomic stretch TACAGATGAGAAAGACGCCATGTCCACACGGGTCATCGAAGCGCTCGCGAAAAGCGGCAGGCGCGGCATCCTCTGTGGCATGGGCGAATGGCGGGATCTGCCGGACCATGTATTCGCGGTGGACAGCATCCCCCACTCCTGGTTGTTTGAACGGGTGTCGGCCGTTTGTCATCACGGCGGCGCCGGGACAACGGTAGCCGGATTCAAAGCCGGCGTGCCGAGCATCATTGTTCCCTTTGCAAACGATCAGTTTGCCTGGGCCCATCGCGCCCATGATCTGGGTGTAGGCGCCAAGCCGATTCCCGTCAAAAAACTGACCGCCGACAACCTGGCCGAGGCCATTCGTTTTGTCCACAACGATCATGTCGTTGCAAGCGCAAAGATGCTGGCAACCCATATGGCCTCTGAAAACGGGGCGCGCGATTGCGCGAAAGTGATCGTTGATTGTCTGGAAGGGAAGGCCTAAGTGGATAGGGCGAGAGATTGGAAAAAGCCTTTTTCACCATGTACGCCGGTCAGGCGATTTCGATTTTAAGTTCCCAGGCGGTGCAGTTTTTGATCCTTTGGTGGATCACGGTGCAAACAGGCTCCGCCTTGCTTCCATGGCCGAGCCGATGATGGCGATTGTCTTGTGCCGATGGGAACGCTGTTGCCCCTCATGGTAAAGGTGTATTTTCGTGGTACCGCTTGGCACAATGGCATTGTGCAAATGCTTTTTCGAGCGGAATATTCATCGCCGCATTGGTCATTACCGTGACAGGAGGATTACAGCGGCAGTTTCTCATGATCTCCCTCGATGCGCTGGAATCGGGGCTGTTGACCGAGTCACCGCCGCAGATAAGGAACGATATAGTGGTTGTAAGTGGAAAAACGATGAGATAAGCCCTCGAGTGAGGAGTTTCCGTCGTCGTCAAAAGCGAAAGGAGGAATGATGGGTGCATAAGAACGTCTACTATGCCAAGTCGCCCAAAAAAATCTGCACCGCCGTCAGCAGCGATGGGTCGCCGGCGGACAAGGGCGTCTGTGCCCCTTCGCATGCCCTTCGACAGCCACCATCGATGGAGCAGGCTCATCCCCAGCTTGCCTACCCGCATCATGGGAATCCATATTATCCCGAGTCCTACCCGTCCCAATACTGCCCGCCCCACCCTTGCCCACCACAACCGAGGCCGAAAAGCAAGCGAATCAAGGCGATGGTTGTCGTTGCGGAAAAAGAAGTCAAAAAGGTGGCCGACCTGACCATCCCGGCGCCAGTGGGTGTGGGGCTGGATCCCCATACAGGCCAATTGACCGCATCTGTCGAGCTTGAGCCCTTTGGAGAGCCTCAACTGCAACCGAAGATCATCAACAATATGGTCATCAACGAAGGGATTATCTGTGTCAAACTGATTGTGAAGGACAATGATCCGGCACCATGTCCTGATGTGAGAAAAGGCTTTGAGAAAAAAATATGCATTCCTGTTCAGACGGTTCTAGAATGCAAAGGCATCCAGCCGGACGATGACATTCAGGAAAAGGTTTGTATCAGCGCCCTGAGCGTCTTTGCTGTACCGGCCAATTCGACGACAGGGACAGCGGGCAATGTGGTGAACTTGATCCTCAAAGCCATATTGGATGTGAAGATGGTCATCGCCAGAGAAGAAGTCATCACCATCCCTGTTCATCAGGAAAGCGATCCGGACTGTGGCCAATGGCATGATTAAGAGCAGATGCAGAGGAACCTCAGGGATGCCTCTCCCATATATTGAAGCAGAATGAAGATTACCTGTGGAGAGGAGTCCGATCACAGTGTCCCATTCCTTTGACTTTATTGACGACCGGTTTTTTGACCAGCGGATCAAGGTGCCCAAGGTGATCTGCCAAAAGTTCGTGCAAGAGATCGGCGATCTGATGGTACCGGCACCGGCGGGTGTCACCCTCGATGTGCAGACGGGAAAGCTCAACCAAATGGTGCGGTTGGAATGGGTCGGCCCGCCGCAGTTGCGGGCGGTCACTGTATTGCCGAACAAGGTGATCAACCAAGGTGTCGTGCCGGTTCGCCTACTCGTCGACAACATCGTCGCCATTCAACTTCTGGAGATCCCCTTTCAAGGCGTGATTGATTGCCCAGGCGCCAGCCCTGGGGATATCGTGCAGAAACATGACGTGCAAATTGAAGGGTTCAGCATCAATCCGGTACAGATACTTACGGAAGGCGTCTTAACGCTGCACCTCATCCTGAAGGTGGCGTTGCATCTTTGCCTCGTTGTTGCTTCGGAGCGGATATTGAAGGTCAACGCGGCGGAAACCTTTTGTTAATATGACCACATTGTGTCGAGGAAAAAGGGCTTGGCTGTTGCCGGGCCTTTTTTTGTTGGGAAAAAGATGAAAAAGCAGAGGAAACAATATCGAACTGGCGCTTTTTTCCATATCGTTTAAATAGGTGAGATGATACATCTCACCTACATCCTGAAAAGAGACAATCAAGAGGAGGATGCGCAAATGGCATTTGTGAACCAGATTCAACAAGCGACCTTTTTTCCGCAAAACCTGAAGTCGCTCCGGGTGCTTTGTCAGCAATGTGTGCAAGAAACAGGTGACGTAATAATTCCCCTGCCGACAGTGCCGGCCCTTGCCGATATCGTGAACGTGACAGTCGTCCCGACGGGCAATCCGGAAATCCGGACGACCACGGTGCTGCCGGGAAAAGTCGTCAACATGGGTGTCGTTCCCGTATCGGTGACGATCACGATCCTCGGGGTGGTATTGCCGATCACGATTCCCCTTATCGAGATCCCCTTTGAAGGAATTGTCGAGTGCCCTGGCGCCCAACCGGGCGACATTGTTCAGAAGCATGACATTGCCTTGGAAGCGGTGGTCTCTCAACCGGTCCAACTGTTGCCAGTGGTAGGGGAAGCGCTGGTTGTTGGTTTGGAACTGCAAGCGATCGTCAAGGCCTGCATCGTTGTCGGTCGTGAAGAGGTGCTGACGGTGAATGCCGCTAACCCCTTCTGCAACTGCCCCTAACCGTTACCCCTCTCATCGACGCTACAGAGCTGATTGAACAGGCTGCGCCATTTTCCGTGAGCCATCTGCGGCAAAAAGCAAGCCCCATCCCCTCCTGTAGGAGGCGATGGGGCTGTTGTCTTGCTCATGGCTTCAGTCGATGACCTCCTTGATAAAGAGAGTCAGGTCCTTTGTCATGTCATACTCTTTGAAGGCTACCTTGTCGTCTGCCAGGTGGACCATGATGTCCATTTTGCCGATCAACTCGCTGATGATATCTTTGACCACCCCGATAAAGCGTCCTGAATTGAATTTGTTGCTGATCCGGTTCAGTTCATCGTCGTTGAGTGTCAGCAGGCCGTCCTTTTTGACGGGGATCGTGTCAGTGATGTCTTCGATGATCTGGATTGCGGCGTTTCGCGTTTTCTCTGTCAATGGCTCGTCGATGGTCACGTCTTCTAGGCGTTTGTCTTGAATATAGACTTTGGAAACCCCTAGGTTCACCATGCGGGCGATATACCCGCTCGTCAGGGCAACCCCTTGGCTGAGCAGAACTCGTCTATCACTGGCATATATGTTTTTGGCCAGGACATCTCCTGACTTGAGATTGCTCACCGATACGATCCGCATGCCATCACCTGCAAAATGTTTATTTAAGATAACTGTAGTCCCTGCAAGGAGAAAGAGGAATAGAACCGGGGTCCCAATTCTGGCTTCTGTGGAAATTAGAGGAAAGCCCCTCGCCGATTGCGCCGGCGAAGGGCTTTCGTTAATGAAGGAACCAGCTTTTTTGCCCTAATTCTCCGTAATAATTCGCTAGAGTTCTCATAGAGGCCGTCTAGAAAATAAGCAAATTCCTAGCCAGCCCTTGCAAAAGCATGATTTTTTAATACAAACAGCAAAAAACTAGAGTCTTTTTATCGGTCTCACCAGCCCTTTTTGAGGATTTTCCTCAAAAAGGGCAGATCTCCCCCCTTGCACCTTATGCGGCTTTTTTGAAAGCAACACCGCGTAAGGCGCTCACCTCCAACACCATGGTTGCATTCTTATCATTTCGTAGACGGTTGAGTTTTTGAAAGTTCGCCGCTAACGCGCTGAGCCGGGCGGCATAAGCCAGATTTCGTTTTCCGATACGGCGAACCCGGCGCAGTCCGTAACGGTTGACCAGTTCATTTTGCTTGGCTTCGATGCGGCTGCGAAGACGCATCTGTTCCTTATAGATTTTCGTTTGGGAGTGCTTTGCCGCCTCGAGCATGACACCATAGGCGTTGTGAATAAAAATCGTGCGCCGATGTTTCTTTTCTTTAAAACAGGTCGTGTAACGAGGGCAGTGCTTGCAATCATGGTCCTTGGCGCGAAGCACGAAGTTCTTCCCATCTGCCACTTCCGAATAGGTGGTGATGACTTTTCCTCTCGGGCAGATCAGTTGTGTTTGGTCTTCGGAAACTTGAAATCCCTCGCCCGCGAGGATATCACATTTTGTCTTTGGTGAAAGTGGCGCCACTACGTCAATGCCTTTTTCCTTGAGGGTGACACGGTCATCGCCCGCACCATAGTGGGTATCTCCAATGATCGTCGGGTTTTCTACACAATCGGTGGGAAGCTGATCCGCTAACGGCACCAGACTGGAGCCGTCATAGTCGTTGGCTTTCATGGCCTCGGCGGCGGCGATAAATCCGGAATTTCCGACTTCAACGATGGCCATCTTATACCCGCGCCATTTCGTCTTGCCCTTACAACCGAAACGGGCTTCGCTGTCTACAGCCGAAACTATCATATCTTTGACAGAACCGCCGGGGGCTATCTCAAGAGTTCCATCATCTTTCCGAATGATTCGTTCACGGAGGATACGGCAAAGCAAAAGGGCGTAATGAATGACATCGGGCTTCTTCTTCCACGAAGCCTCCGATGACTCCACGTAGGCCAGCAGTTCGTCAGCCTCGCTGACCACTTCAACAAGCCGTTCCATTTTGGCCTTATCGTCCAGGTTATGCTCTTTCACTTCCGTCACTGTTTCCAGGTAACGTACCGCCCGAGGGGCATGGGGGATTGCATGCCATGGAACACTGTATTGCTTCGCCAAAAGACGCACCAACAGGCGCATGGCTTGGCGGATCGGTTCGATGGTCGTGGGGGCACTGATGGGAGCTATGACATGGGTCGTGTCCGTTATCCAAGGTTCTTTCCCTGTCAAAACGCCCAGGTAGTACATCAACCGGATAAAGCGATCGAGATAGACCTTATCAAGTTCCTTTTGGATGAGCCGTTGCCGGTGGACGCCAAAATTGGCGTGATCAATGCCCGGTTCATCGAGGGCCATTCCTAACGCAAACTTGACCTCGATGTTCACACGTGTCTGTGCTTCCATCCCCCGGTCTGTTTCGCCCAGCATTTCCTGTAACATGCAGGCCATCGTCATCTGCCGGGCCGCATGACTGGGACGTCCGTTGTCAAGGCAATAGAGACCTGTAAAATCCTCCGGTTGTATTAATAGGGGCGCCAATTCACGAAACAGGCGAAAGACGGAATCGGCAGGCACAAGTTGGTCCCAGAGGGCTGCAAAGTCGTAAAAGCTAACTTGGGGATCCACATCGAATCGAAACAAGGTACATCGCCTCGCTATAAACAGTCTTTGTACCTATATCCTTCGACGCGAAGAGTCAAACTCCCTTTAAATTCCACCGATTTCCATATAAAAACGTCTTGCTTTTTGCCCTCTCTTGAGGGGGTTTTTAGACAGACTCCAGAACCTACGCAATCGAAATAGCACCAAGCAAATGAGCGACCTCTTACGGTTAACCGATTTAAGGGCGTTACCAGTTCTCTCTTTAAATGTTTAAATTATCCAGTCGATAGTTGCATTTGTCCTACGCAAGTTTATGGAAAAAAACACCTTGTTTATACCAGTGCTTCGATAGGCAATCCCACCCTTTCACCCTTGGTCAGCTAGGCAGTAGATAAGCCCCACTCCCAGACCAAACAATATAGATGTAAAGATACCCACCTCGTCGCTTCGGTGCGCCCGGCATGGGCGTTGTCTCTAGGGTGGAAGTCCCGAACGCCGAAGGTGGCAGTAGGCGTTAGCTTAAGGCAAGGGTGTCCGCCGCGAGGCGGAATCTGAAGGAAGCCAGCGGCAAACCTCCGGCCCGAGGACCACGAACCCCAGGTGAGGCTAGCGGCAGTTGGATGAGCTTGCCGAACAAAGCGAAGTCCTTGTCACCGAAGGCTGCCGAGAGTAAATGGGGCGGGTAGATGGAGGGAAAGGCAACGTTCTTACCCGGGGAGGCCTGCCGGGGGACCAAGTAACTTGGGAAACCACGCCGAAAGGCGTGGCTGAACCGGCAGGAGTCAGCAGAGGTCATAGTAGGCTGGCCCGACGTCCGGCCAGATGAAGGACCGAACATGATGGAAGGGGAAGCGACGATGCGTTCGCGTGACGCGCAGAGACAGCCGAATATCCCGAAAGGGAACTGCCAACGGGAGGAAGCGGTGAATCCGCAGGGGACCGGTGGAGTGCCGAGCGCGTTACCGGCACAAGAAGCGAAGCAACCCCGCGAAGAGACGTATGACCTGATGGAGAAAGTCGTCGAACGAGGGAACATGACGGAAGCGTATAAGCGAGTCATGGCCAACAAAGGCGCGGCCGGAATCGACGGTATGGGGCTAGAATCCCTGCGCCCGTACCTAAAAGAGGAATGGTCGCGCATTAAACAGGAATTGTTGGAGGGGACCTATCGACCGCAACCGGTCCGGCGGGTTGAAATTCCCAAACCCCAAGGCGGAACACGGAAGCTGGGCATTCCCACTG from Heliomicrobium modesticaldum Ice1 encodes the following:
- a CDS encoding DUF3794 domain-containing protein, which translates into the protein MSHSFDFIDDRFFDQRIKVPKVICQKFVQEIGDLMVPAPAGVTLDVQTGKLNQMVRLEWVGPPQLRAVTVLPNKVINQGVVPVRLLVDNIVAIQLLEIPFQGVIDCPGASPGDIVQKHDVQIEGFSINPVQILTEGVLTLHLILKVALHLCLVVASERILKVNAAETFC
- a CDS encoding IS1182-like element ISHmo2 family transposase, whose product is MFRFDVDPQVSFYDFAALWDQLVPADSVFRLFRELAPLLIQPEDFTGLYCLDNGRPSHAARQMTMACMLQEMLGETDRGMEAQTRVNIEVKFALGMALDEPGIDHANFGVHRQRLIQKELDKVYLDRFIRLMYYLGVLTGKEPWITDTTHVIAPISAPTTIEPIRQAMRLLVRLLAKQYSVPWHAIPHAPRAVRYLETVTEVKEHNLDDKAKMERLVEVVSEADELLAYVESSEASWKKKPDVIHYALLLCRILRERIIRKDDGTLEIAPGGSVKDMIVSAVDSEARFGCKGKTKWRGYKMAIVEVGNSGFIAAAEAMKANDYDGSSLVPLADQLPTDCVENPTIIGDTHYGAGDDRVTLKEKGIDVVAPLSPKTKCDILAGEGFQVSEDQTQLICPRGKVITTYSEVADGKNFVLRAKDHDCKHCPRYTTCFKEKKHRRTIFIHNAYGVMLEAAKHSQTKIYKEQMRLRSRIEAKQNELVNRYGLRRVRRIGKRNLAYAARLSALAANFQKLNRLRNDKNATMVLEVSALRGVAFKKAA
- a CDS encoding glycosyltransferase; the protein is MFTHTKQRRANYVFPRPGDWNSHIHQSGYWFVEEPTDYQPSEALIRFLQAGEKPVYIGFGSVFDTDEKDAMSTRVIEALAKSGRRGILCGMGEWRDLPDHVFAVDSIPHSWLFERVSAVCHHGGAGTTVAGFKAGVPSIIVPFANDQFAWAHRAHDLGVGAKPIPVKKLTADNLAEAIRFVHNDHVVASAKMLATHMASENGARDCAKVIVDCLEGKA